The genomic window CCGAAGTACCCGCGGTCGTTGCGGATGAGGCGCCGGAAGTACCGGCAGAACCTGCTGAGCCAGAGCTCGTCGAATCTGAAATGGTTGCGCCTGTGGTCGCACCGGTTGTGGATACGCCTGAGAAAAAGCAGGGCATGCTGGCCCGTATCAAGGCCGGCCTAAGCCGCACCAAGGCCAATCTGTCGGCCCAGCTGGGCAACCTCTTCCTCGGCGCCAAGGAAATTGACGACGAACTGCTGGAAGACATCGAAACCCTGCTGCTGACCGCCGATGTGGGCGTGGAGGCAACCAGTGAAATTATCAGTCGCCTGACCGACAAGGTCGCCCGCAATCAGCTGGCCGATGCCCAGGCGTTGCAGCAGGCGTTGCAGCAGGAGCTGGCAGCGCTGCTGCATCAGGCCGAGCAGCCGTTGCCGATCGATGCCGCCGGCAAGCAGCCTTACGTCATCCTGATGGTGGGTGTTAACGGTGTCGGCAAGACCACCACTATTGGCAAGCTGGCCAAACGCTTCCAGAGCGAGGGTCGCTCCGTGATGCTGGCGGCCGGCGATACTTTCCGTGCCGCGGCGGTGGAGCAGCTGCAGGTGTGGGGTGAACGCAATCAGGTGCCCGTGGTGGCGCAGCACACGGGGGCGGATTCGGCTTCGGTGCTGTTTGATGCGCTGCAGTCGGCCAGGGCGCGCAATGTCGATGTGCTGATTGCCGATACCGCCGGGCGCCTGCAGAACAAGGATCACCTGATGCAGGAGCTGCAAAAGGTGGTGCGCGTTATGAAGAAGCTGGATATGGACGCTCCCCACGAGGTGATGCTGGTGCTGGACGCCGGCACCGGCCAGAATGCGATGAGCCAGGCGCGCACCTTCAAGGATGCGGTCGGTGTGACGGGTATTACTCTGACCAAACTCGACGGCACCGCCAAGGGTGGCATCATCTTTGCCATCGCCAAGCAGCTGGAATTGCCGATTCGTTATATAGGTGTGGGCGAGCAAGTGGACGATCTGCGTCCGTTCAGTGCCGACGAGTTCGTCCAGGCCCTGTTTGGTTAAGTAGAGCTCGACTAAACCGCACGGCGGGAAACAGACGGGTCGGCGTTGTAGCGCAGGCCCAGTGTCAGGGAATTATTTTCACGTCTTACGGGTGTGGACAACAGCATGGCATTGATCAGTTTCGAAAACGTCAGCAAGCGCTACCTCAGTGGTCAGGAAGCCCTGAGCAATGTCTCCTTTACGCTGCGTGAAGGAGAAATGGCCTTCCTTACGGGGCATTCCGGTGCCGGTAAAAGTACCCTGCTGCGCATGATCATGCTGATGGAACGGCCGTCCCAGGGGCAGGTCGTGGTGGGCGAGCAGAACCTGACGCAGCTGGGCCGGCACGAGCTGCCCTACCACCGCCGGCGTATCGGCGTGGTGTTTCAGAATCACCATCTGCTGTTTGATCGCACCGTATTCGAGAATATAGCGCTGCCGCTGCAGATCTGTGGCTATGAGCCCGAAGATGCGGCCCGGCGGGTGCGGGCGGCGCTGAACAAGGTCGGCCTGCTGGAGAAGGAAAACCAGAGTCCGATCAGCCTCTCCAGCGGCGAGCAGCAGCGCGTCGGTATCGCCCGCGCCATCGTCCACAAGCCCCGGGTACTGCTGGCGGATGAGCCCACCGGTAACCTGGATCCGGAGTTGTCCGAAGAAATCATGAAGCTGTTTCAGCAGTTCAATCGGGTGGGTACCACGGTACTGATCGCCAGCCATGACCTGTCACTGATTGAGCGCATGCGTCACCGCACCCTGGTGCTGCGTAACGGGAGGTTGATCGCCGATGGCCGTGGATGAAAAAAATGCCCCGCGGCGCGGGGCTCAGCAGGATCGCATCGACAGGCGCAGCCGCCACCGCAACTGGCGTCGCCACCATGTGTTGATGGCGCGCCAGAGCTGGAGCCGGCTTTTTGCCACGCCGCTGCCGACGCTGATCACGCTGGCGGTACTGGCCATCGCCCTGGCCCTGCCCGGCTTTTTGCTCACCGGCCTCAAAAATGTGCAGCAGCTCAGCGAAGGCTGGGACCATGAACCCCGCATCAGCCTGTATCTGAGCCCTGGGCTGGACGACGCGGCCGCCGATCGCTTCAGTCGTGAGTTGCTGTTGAGGGATGACCTGGCGGCGGTGGATCTGATCAGCCGTGCCCAGGGCCTGCTGGAATTCCGGGAGCTGTCGCGCTTTGGCAATATCGTCGACTTGCTGGATGAAAACCCGCTGCCGGCGGTCATTACCGTGCAACCGCTGGATCGCAGTCTGGCGGCCTTGCCAGTGCTCAAGGCCAAGCTGCAGGCGCTGGAGGAAGTGGATGAGGCGGTGCTGGATCTGGAGTGGCTGCAGCGCCTGAGCGCCTTTGTGCAGCTGACCCAGCGCGCGGTAATGGTGCTGGGCCTGCTGCTGGCGCTGGCGGTCGTGCTGGTGGTGGGCAATACCATTCGGCTGTCGATTGAGAGCCGGCGCGACGAGATCATCGTTGCCAAGCTGGTGGGCGGTACCGATGCCTGGGTGCGGCGCCCCTTCCTCTATACCGGTGCCTGGTACGGCCTGCTGGGTGCGGCTCTGGCCTGGTGCCTGATTCAGTTCAGTCTGCTGACGCTCAAGCAGCCGGTGGCGGAGCTGGCTCGACTCTACCTGAGCGACTTTGAACCCATGGGGCTGGGGCTGAGCGGCAGCCTGATTCTGCTGCTGACCAGCCTGTTGCTGGGCTGGCTCGGCGCCTGGCTGGCGGTAGGACATCACCTGCGGCAAATTGAGCCCAGTTGAGGCTTCTGGCACATGACATGAAAGCGTCACACTTGCGGTTTAGGCTGGATATCGCTATTTTTACCGGTCCGCAGGCAATTCTGGCTTGTCAGGGCCCCGGGAACTTCATTACCCGAGGCCGGTCATATTAGCGGATTCAGGATAGACAAGCTGAAAGTAACACTGAGGTAACACTGTATGGGCAAGAGCTTGCAAGTCGTCGACATCCTCTCTCCGGGTTGTAACCTGGAAGCCTACATGCGCTCGGTCAGTGCGATCGCCGTGCTGACGGCAGAGGAAGAGCGCGAACTGGCAGAGCGCCTGTTTTACCAGAACGACCTTGAAGCGGCACGCCGTCTGGTTATGTCGCATCTGCGTTTTGTGGTACATATCGCCAAATCCTACTCCGGCTACGGGCTGCAGCTGGGAGATCTGGTGCAGGAAGGCAATGTCGGTCTCATGAAGGCCGTGAAGCGTTTTGATCCCAGCATGGGTGTGCGTCTGGTGTCCTTTGCGGTGCACTGGATCAAGGCCGAAATGCACGAATTCATTCTGCGCAACTGGCGTATCGTCAAGGTTGCCACCACCAAGGCGCAGCGCAAACTGTTCTTCAACCTGCGTTCACAGAAAAAACGTCTGGGCTGGATGAACAACGCCGAAGTTGATGCCATTGCAGAAGACCTGGGCGTTGATTCGGCGGTGGTGCGGCAGATGGAAGGCCGTCTGGCGTCCAGCGATACTGCCTTTGATGCCCCGGCCGATGAAGACGAAGACCGTGCCTACCTGGCGCCGGCCAGTTTTCTGGAAGACGATCAGGCCGACCCTGCGCTCCAGGTTGAAAACTCCAACTGGGAAGAAAACTCCCAGGCCAATCTGCTGAGTGCGATGAAACAGCTCGATGAGCGCAGTCAGGATATTCTGGCCCAGCGCTGGCTGATGGATGAAAAAGCCACGCTGCACGAACTGGCGGCCAAGTATCAGGTGTCCGCCGAGCGTATTCGCCAGCTCGAAAAGAACGCCATGAAGAAGATCAAGGGCGCGCTGCTGCAGGCCTGACCTGCCCGCCGCTCTGGCGTCGATTGCCAACAAAGCCGCCTGCGGGCGGCTTTGTCATGTTCGGACACCGCAGAGCCCCCGTCATCGAAACACTGGGGTATAATGCGCTTCATTTTGCGGGGTGCTGCATGAATACAGTGATCAGCCTGCGC from Marinobacterium aestuarii includes these protein-coding regions:
- the ftsY gene encoding signal recognition particle-docking protein FtsY, whose protein sequence is MFKKLKSLFGASNSKEQVPPAVEADEVQQAEPVEQAEPDAVAPDLAEVANVESDSALSDTAPLENAQPEKAQAGDAEQELAEQDVSAPQSTAPEPLAAAEAVAEVPAVVADEAPEVPAEPAEPELVESEMVAPVVAPVVDTPEKKQGMLARIKAGLSRTKANLSAQLGNLFLGAKEIDDELLEDIETLLLTADVGVEATSEIISRLTDKVARNQLADAQALQQALQQELAALLHQAEQPLPIDAAGKQPYVILMVGVNGVGKTTTIGKLAKRFQSEGRSVMLAAGDTFRAAAVEQLQVWGERNQVPVVAQHTGADSASVLFDALQSARARNVDVLIADTAGRLQNKDHLMQELQKVVRVMKKLDMDAPHEVMLVLDAGTGQNAMSQARTFKDAVGVTGITLTKLDGTAKGGIIFAIAKQLELPIRYIGVGEQVDDLRPFSADEFVQALFG
- the ftsE gene encoding cell division ATP-binding protein FtsE yields the protein MALISFENVSKRYLSGQEALSNVSFTLREGEMAFLTGHSGAGKSTLLRMIMLMERPSQGQVVVGEQNLTQLGRHELPYHRRRIGVVFQNHHLLFDRTVFENIALPLQICGYEPEDAARRVRAALNKVGLLEKENQSPISLSSGEQQRVGIARAIVHKPRVLLADEPTGNLDPELSEEIMKLFQQFNRVGTTVLIASHDLSLIERMRHRTLVLRNGRLIADGRG
- the ftsX gene encoding permease-like cell division protein FtsX codes for the protein MAVDEKNAPRRGAQQDRIDRRSRHRNWRRHHVLMARQSWSRLFATPLPTLITLAVLAIALALPGFLLTGLKNVQQLSEGWDHEPRISLYLSPGLDDAAADRFSRELLLRDDLAAVDLISRAQGLLEFRELSRFGNIVDLLDENPLPAVITVQPLDRSLAALPVLKAKLQALEEVDEAVLDLEWLQRLSAFVQLTQRAVMVLGLLLALAVVLVVGNTIRLSIESRRDEIIVAKLVGGTDAWVRRPFLYTGAWYGLLGAALAWCLIQFSLLTLKQPVAELARLYLSDFEPMGLGLSGSLILLLTSLLLGWLGAWLAVGHHLRQIEPS
- the rpoH gene encoding RNA polymerase sigma factor RpoH, which codes for MGKSLQVVDILSPGCNLEAYMRSVSAIAVLTAEEERELAERLFYQNDLEAARRLVMSHLRFVVHIAKSYSGYGLQLGDLVQEGNVGLMKAVKRFDPSMGVRLVSFAVHWIKAEMHEFILRNWRIVKVATTKAQRKLFFNLRSQKKRLGWMNNAEVDAIAEDLGVDSAVVRQMEGRLASSDTAFDAPADEDEDRAYLAPASFLEDDQADPALQVENSNWEENSQANLLSAMKQLDERSQDILAQRWLMDEKATLHELAAKYQVSAERIRQLEKNAMKKIKGALLQA